From the genome of Alteromonas stellipolaris:
AATTGCTTGGCGATGATAAATATCGCGTCACAATGGCGATTGCGGGTTTCAGTAAAGATGACGTATCCATTGAAGTTCAAGAAAACACCCTAGTGATAACAGGTACACGTAAGCCGGAGGAAAAAGAATCCGCCGAACGTAAGTTCCTTCATAAAGGAATATCCGAGCGTAATTTCGAAAGAAAATTTCAGCTTGGCGACCATGTGAAAGTGTTAGCTGCTGATATGGAAAATGGGTTATTGCACATCGATATGGAGCGTGTCATACCCGAAGCTAAAAAACCTCGTCAAATTGAGATTGGTTCTCGATTAATAGAGAGTTAAAAAAAGCTTTTAAAAATCGTTTCCCTGGTTTTGGACGGCGCTGAAAAGCGCCGTTTTTTCGTTTACACCTAATGTGTAAGAAATAAGGTTATCTGTAAGAGTTATTCGGTAAGATTAATTGTGTAGTTCGCTTTACCGCCTTCAGCAGACTCGAAGGTTCCTAAAATATTGCAATTAGAAAGTTCACCCGTAGCACTGCCTTCAATTGATGAAAAGTTGCTACTGGCAATGCCATTCACAAATTTTCCATCATGTTTAAATGAAATTGTG
Proteins encoded in this window:
- a CDS encoding Hsp20 family protein gives rise to the protein MRTIDLSPLYRSFIGSDHLASLVDAASRAEKQSTYPPYNIELLGDDKYRVTMAIAGFSKDDVSIEVQENTLVITGTRKPEEKESAERKFLHKGISERNFERKFQLGDHVKVLAADMENGLLHIDMERVIPEAKKPRQIEIGSRLIES